In the Paenibacillus sp. FSL R7-0337 genome, ACCTGGTTTGCCGGTGAAATGACCGAGTTTGCCGAGAACGGAGCCGCCTTCTTGTCGGTCATTGCCGAGAACCCGGATGCCCTCAAAGGCATTGATCCTGAGCGGATTGCGAACTTCCAGAAGACCCGGGGCGCAGCGCTTACGAAATACCGTGAATTGCAGATGTCCGACAAGGTTAGCTGGAGCATTGTAGCGATCCCGTCCCAGCCTTGGGCAGACAAAGTCTTCCCTGAAGTCCCTGCTGACCAGCGTGTAGACAAGCTGTGGGAGGCCATCTTCCATACTGTCCGTCTGGACCGTGAGGACCCTGTTGCCGCCTGGCAGGAGCATCTCGACACACTTGAGTCGAAGGCAAATGTTCTTAACGCGAAAAAGTACGCCAGCCTGCATTACATAGCACCTGGAACTGACCTTAGCATTGAACTGCCTGAAGGCCATTTATGGGCGCAAGGGGACAGCATCAATGCCAAAGGTCATTCTTTTGTCGCCAACATGCCGACGGAAGAAGTGTTCACAGCTCCGCTGAAAACCGGCGTGAATGGTACGGTCCGCAGTACGAAGCCGCTTAGCTACGGCGGGAATGTGATTGATGGCTTCTCGATCACTTTTGAGCAAGGCCGGATTACCAGTGTAAGCGCTGAGCAGGGCCAGGAAGCTCTCGAATATCTGATCAGCCTGGACGAAGGTGCCAAATATCTGGGGGAAGTCGCACTGGTGCCGCATAAGTCGCCGATCTCGGAATCAGGCATTCTCTACTTCAATACCTTGTTCGACGAGAATGCCTCCAACCATCTGGCTATCGGCACCGCCTATGCCTTCTGTCTGGAAGGCGGCAAAGAAATGAACCAGGATGAACTGACCGCCCGCGGCCTCAACAACAGTGTGACTCACGTTGACTTCATGATCGGCTCAGCCGAGATGGATATCTACGGAATTACCGCTGATGGTACGCGCGAGCCGGTCTTCCAGAAGGGCAACTGGGCCTTTTAAACCCCCTTATAGACTAATGCATTTCATTAGATAACGAATGGAGCTGAAGCTATTGCTGGATTTCAACCAAAAGCTGGAGAATTATGCACTGCTCGCTGTAAAGATCGGCGTTAATATTCAACCCGGCCAGACCCTTGTCGTGAATGCGGATATCGTATCGGCTGAGTTGGTCCGCCTGATTGTACGCCAGGCCTATGAAGCAGGTGCGAAGCTCGTCAAGGTTAACTATTCCGATGAATTCGTCACCCGTACCCGTTATGATCTCGCACCGTCCGAGAGTTTCCTTGAGCCGCCGAAGTGGCAGGCTGATGAGCTAGAGGATCTGGCACTGGGCGGCGCGGCGTTCCTGACAATCATCTCCGCGAATCCGGACTTGCTTAATGGTGTTGATGCAAGCCGTATTGCGAACCATCAGAAGACCGCCGGTCAAGCTATGGCTCCTTACCGCGAGATGCTGATGGCTAATCAGGTCAGCTGGACCGGCCTAGCCTTCCCATCCGCCTCTTGGGCCGCAAAGGTGTTCCCGGACGCTGCGCCTGAGCAGCAGATCGAATTGCTCTGGGACGCCATCTTCAAGGCTGTGCGCGCAGACCAGGAGAATCCGGTGCAGGCCTGGAGTGTCCATCTGGCGGGCCTGAAGCAGCGCTGTGAGCTGCTGAACACCAAGAAATACCGCAAGCTGCACTACACGGCTCCGGGCACTGATCTGACGATCGAATTGCCTGAAGGCCATATCTGGTGTCAGGCCGGTGCGGTGAACAGCCGCGGAATGTCCTTCCTGGCGAACATTCCGACCGAGGAAGTGTTCACCGCTCCGCTGAAGAGTGGTGCGAACGGCACAGTCCGCAGCACGAAGCCGCTTAGCTATGGCGGCAACATCATCGACCGCTTCAGCCTGACTCTTGAGAATGGTAAAGTTACAGACTTTACTGCTGAAGTGGGCCAGGAAGCCCTCGCTTCCCTGCTGGCAATGGATGAAGG is a window encoding:
- a CDS encoding aminopeptidase, which gives rise to MLDFNQKLENYALLAVKIGVNIQPGQTLVVNADIVSAELVRLIVRQAYEAGAKLVKVNYSDEFVTRTRYDLAPSESFLEPPKWQADELEDLALGGAAFLTIISANPDLLNGVDASRIANHQKTAGQAMAPYREMLMANQVSWTGLAFPSASWAAKVFPDAAPEQQIELLWDAIFKAVRADQENPVQAWSVHLAGLKQRCELLNTKKYRKLHYTAPGTDLTIELPEGHIWCQAGAVNSRGMSFLANIPTEEVFTAPLKSGANGTVRSTKPLSYGGNIIDRFSLTLENGKVTDFTAEVGQEALASLLAMDEGAAYFGEVALVPFHSPISESGILYYTTLYDENASCHLALGASYAFTLQDGINMTKEQLVDKGMNQSLTHVDFMMGSPEMNIDGIADDGSKGPIFRNGDWA
- a CDS encoding aminopeptidase, with amino-acid sequence MSMTETELQDKLSKYADLAVQIGVNVQPGQILVVNAPITAAEFVRLITAKAYAIGASQVKVNWSDEFITRQQFEHAAPEVFTKAPTWFAGEMTEFAENGAAFLSVIAENPDALKGIDPERIANFQKTRGAALTKYRELQMSDKVSWSIVAIPSQPWADKVFPEVPADQRVDKLWEAIFHTVRLDREDPVAAWQEHLDTLESKANVLNAKKYASLHYIAPGTDLSIELPEGHLWAQGDSINAKGHSFVANMPTEEVFTAPLKTGVNGTVRSTKPLSYGGNVIDGFSITFEQGRITSVSAEQGQEALEYLISLDEGAKYLGEVALVPHKSPISESGILYFNTLFDENASNHLAIGTAYAFCLEGGKEMNQDELTARGLNNSVTHVDFMIGSAEMDIYGITADGTREPVFQKGNWAF